In Paenibacillus guangzhouensis, a single window of DNA contains:
- a CDS encoding formate--tetrahydrofolate ligase yields the protein MKPITEVAAQLGLEPDQLELYGKWKAKLTEDVWASVSQRPEGKLILVTAMNPTPAGEGKTLTTIGLTQGLNRIGRKAAAALREPSLGPCMGMKGGATGSGKAQIVPAEDINLHFTGDIHAITSAHNLLAALIDNHIHQGNALRLDPARIVWKRALDMNDRPLRQIIIGIGDNNGTVREDGFLISTASEVMAVLCLAENMADLRSRLGRIVVAYDMDRRPVTAGEFRAVDAMCTLLKDAIHPNLVQTLEGDPVFVHGGPFANIAHGCNSIRATRHALKLADYVVTEAGFGADLGAEKFMNIKCRLGSLHPAAVVIVATVRALKYNGGVSKQELLTESAEAIWSGFGNLRRHVENMRAFGVPVIVAINRFAADTEAELAQVAALCAELGVKAIVSDAWEHGGEGCRELAQEVAALADGSTVDTFQLLYSDDMSLTEKIETIVTRIYRGAGVNYRPAARRALQELEQLGVRDLPVCMAKTPYSFTDRPTVLGAPEQFTIEVQDVRWSAGAGFVVVLTGQVVTMPGLPAEPAAWRIRLDEAGHIEGLD from the coding sequence ATGAAACCAATCACAGAAGTTGCAGCACAATTGGGCCTGGAGCCCGATCAGCTTGAGCTATATGGAAAATGGAAAGCGAAGCTAACCGAGGATGTATGGGCATCCGTCTCTCAGCGGCCAGAAGGAAAGCTTATCCTTGTTACTGCTATGAATCCGACGCCGGCGGGAGAAGGCAAGACGCTGACAACGATCGGGCTCACGCAAGGATTGAATCGGATTGGACGGAAGGCGGCCGCCGCGCTGCGTGAGCCATCGCTCGGACCGTGTATGGGCATGAAGGGCGGCGCCACAGGCAGTGGCAAAGCCCAGATTGTGCCGGCCGAGGATATTAATCTGCACTTTACGGGCGATATCCATGCGATTACATCAGCGCACAATCTGTTGGCGGCACTCATTGATAATCATATTCACCAAGGAAACGCTCTACGTCTTGACCCGGCGCGCATCGTATGGAAACGGGCGCTCGATATGAACGATCGGCCGTTGCGCCAGATCATCATCGGCATCGGCGACAACAACGGCACTGTGCGTGAAGACGGCTTCCTTATTTCAACCGCTTCGGAAGTGATGGCGGTATTGTGTTTAGCGGAAAATATGGCTGATTTGAGATCGCGGCTCGGCCGGATCGTCGTGGCGTATGACATGGACAGGCGGCCGGTGACGGCGGGTGAGTTCCGGGCGGTGGACGCGATGTGCACCCTGCTGAAGGATGCAATCCATCCGAATCTGGTACAGACGCTCGAAGGCGACCCGGTGTTCGTTCACGGCGGTCCGTTCGCCAACATTGCCCACGGGTGCAACAGCATACGGGCAACTCGTCATGCGCTCAAACTGGCCGATTACGTCGTGACGGAAGCAGGATTCGGTGCCGATCTGGGCGCGGAAAAATTCATGAACATCAAGTGTCGTCTGGGAAGCCTGCATCCGGCGGCTGTGGTCATCGTCGCGACCGTGCGTGCGTTAAAATACAACGGCGGCGTATCGAAGCAGGAACTGTTGACGGAGAGTGCCGAGGCAATATGGTCCGGATTCGGCAACTTACGGCGACATGTTGAGAACATGCGCGCCTTCGGCGTGCCGGTAATCGTCGCTATTAACCGCTTTGCTGCGGATACGGAGGCAGAGCTGGCGCAGGTTGCCGCTCTCTGCGCAGAGCTTGGCGTGAAGGCGATTGTCTCGGACGCTTGGGAACATGGCGGTGAAGGTTGCCGCGAGTTGGCGCAGGAAGTGGCCGCGTTGGCCGATGGATCGACGGTGGATACGTTCCAACTGCTCTATTCTGACGACATGTCGCTTACAGAGAAGATTGAGACGATCGTTACGCGCATCTATCGCGGAGCCGGAGTCAATTATCGCCCGGCTGCGAGGCGAGCACTGCAGGAACTGGAGCAGCTTGGCGTGCGCGACCTTCCCGTCTGCATGGCGAAGACGCCGTATTCGTTTACAGACCGTCCCACCGTCCTCGGGGCGCCTGAGCAGTTTACGATTGAGGTGCAGGATGTCCGCTGGTCGGCCGGCGCAGGATTCGTCGTCGTGCTGACGGGGCAGGTGGTCACGATGCCAGGGTTGCCTGCGGAACCGGCAGCGTGGCGCATAAGGCTGGATGAGGCGGGACATATCGAAGGCTTGGACTGA
- a CDS encoding helix-turn-helix domain-containing protein, giving the protein MARKVVVKINELTKQHNISLRELSRLSDVRHAALSELSNGKRENINFSHIERIAEALKIEDIREIIDLVEE; this is encoded by the coding sequence ATGGCTAGAAAAGTCGTTGTTAAAATAAATGAACTAACCAAACAACATAACATTTCCTTACGCGAGTTATCTAGATTGTCTGATGTGAGACATGCGGCGTTAAGTGAATTGTCAAATGGCAAGCGGGAGAATATAAATTTCAGCCATATTGAGCGAATTGCCGAGGCCCTGAAGATTGAGGATATTCGGGAGATTATTGATTTGGTTGAGGAATAG
- a CDS encoding GNAT family N-acetyltransferase gives MLIREIAEKDNEQVEYLIRSCLMEFGANKPGTAWADPTLGDFYNLYSNEGSKYWVVEDNNKIVAGCGVGPVHSWPDICELQKMYALKEMRGTGFSSELLRIALDFAKKHYKKCYLETLSNMVAANKFYKKNGFIQLDKPLNATEHFACDVWYMKTLK, from the coding sequence ATGTTAATTAGAGAGATTGCAGAAAAAGATAACGAACAAGTAGAGTACCTTATTAGATCTTGTTTGATGGAATTTGGAGCGAATAAGCCGGGGACGGCTTGGGCTGATCCGACATTAGGAGATTTTTATAATCTGTACAGTAATGAGGGTTCTAAATATTGGGTTGTTGAGGATAATAACAAAATAGTAGCTGGTTGTGGTGTTGGACCGGTTCATAGCTGGCCGGATATTTGTGAATTACAAAAGATGTATGCATTAAAAGAAATGCGAGGTACAGGATTTTCAAGCGAGTTGCTGCGGATTGCCCTAGATTTTGCGAAAAAGCACTATAAAAAATGCTATCTTGAAACGCTTAGCAATATGGTCGCAGCCAATAAGTTTTACAAAAAGAATGGATTCATTCAATTAGATAAGCCGCTAAATGCAACGGAACACTTTGCTTGTGATGTATGGTATATGAAAACGTTAAAATGA
- the asd gene encoding aspartate-semialdehyde dehydrogenase, producing MAMKLKAGIVGGTGMVGQRFIELLNGHPWFEVTTIAASGRSAGKTYEESVQGRWKLATPMPDAVKNIVVLDASKVEEVASQVDFIFCAVDMTKSEIQALEEAYARTGTPVISNNSAHRWTPDIPMVIPEINPQHIEVIAAQRKRLGTSTGFIAVKPNCSIQSYVPALHALLDFKPTQVVASTYQAISGAGKNFTDWPEMLDNVIPYIGGEEEKSEQEPLRIWGSVNNGEIVKASSPIITTQCIRVPVTDGHLATVFASFENKPAKEEILARWSNFKGRPQELSLPSAPKQFITYFEEDNRPQTKLDREIERGMGVSVGRLREDSIYDYKFVGLSHNTLRGAAGGAVLIAELLKAEGYIQAK from the coding sequence ATGGCAATGAAATTAAAAGCAGGTATTGTTGGCGGAACTGGAATGGTTGGACAGCGGTTTATCGAACTGTTGAATGGGCACCCTTGGTTTGAAGTAACGACGATCGCAGCAAGCGGCAGATCTGCAGGTAAAACCTATGAAGAATCTGTCCAAGGCAGATGGAAGCTCGCAACACCTATGCCTGATGCGGTGAAAAATATTGTCGTGCTCGATGCATCGAAAGTAGAGGAAGTTGCGTCTCAAGTCGATTTCATCTTCTGTGCAGTCGATATGACGAAGTCTGAGATTCAAGCATTAGAAGAAGCTTATGCGAGAACAGGTACCCCGGTCATCTCTAACAACTCAGCGCATCGTTGGACACCGGATATTCCAATGGTTATTCCGGAGATTAACCCACAGCATATTGAAGTGATCGCTGCGCAAAGAAAGCGTCTGGGGACTTCAACAGGCTTCATTGCGGTGAAACCGAACTGTTCGATTCAAAGTTATGTGCCAGCACTTCATGCACTGCTTGATTTCAAACCGACTCAGGTGGTGGCATCGACGTATCAAGCGATTTCAGGAGCGGGTAAGAACTTCACAGACTGGCCTGAAATGCTGGATAACGTCATCCCTTATATTGGCGGCGAAGAAGAGAAGAGTGAGCAAGAGCCGCTGCGTATCTGGGGAAGTGTGAATAACGGTGAAATTGTAAAAGCAAGTTCACCGATCATTACAACACAATGTATCCGCGTTCCCGTTACAGATGGACACTTGGCAACGGTATTCGCGTCGTTCGAGAACAAGCCTGCGAAGGAAGAAATTCTTGCTCGCTGGTCGAACTTCAAAGGCCGTCCGCAGGAGCTCAGTCTACCAAGTGCACCGAAGCAGTTCATTACGTATTTTGAAGAAGACAACCGTCCACAGACGAAGCTGGATCGTGAGATTGAGCGCGGCATGGGGGTTTCCGTGGGACGATTGCGGGAGGACTCCATCTATGATTATAAATTTGTAGGACTATCCCACAACACATTGCGCGGCGCAGCAGGCGGCGCAGTTCTCATCGCGGAGCTTCTGAAGGCTGAAGGATATATTCAAGCGAAATAA
- a CDS encoding TetR/AcrR family transcriptional regulator, with the protein MSGQDISSNVNSHKLKTYQEVRLQNTENLRKLVVDAAASLLQEEGPEAVTVRKVAQKMDCSTKIIYSLFVNKEGLAQQLYLEGCKLLANEFEETPQASDPAQCLLNLGETFWQFGQRYSSYFKLMFGGAFADFKPDEESLNGTETAMLQLLTVISNAQKQGLIPDQYDTVSVVRIFWASLHGVIHLYMGGHLGDVQSAHATYRQTLSLIVSSLLLDHSTSSLPVIFE; encoded by the coding sequence ATGAGCGGCCAAGATATTTCCTCCAATGTGAATTCACATAAATTGAAAACCTACCAAGAAGTTCGCTTACAAAATACTGAAAATCTCCGCAAGCTCGTTGTTGATGCTGCGGCATCACTCTTGCAAGAAGAGGGCCCAGAAGCCGTTACGGTGCGTAAAGTAGCGCAGAAAATGGATTGCTCGACAAAAATCATTTATAGCTTGTTTGTCAATAAAGAGGGGTTGGCTCAGCAATTGTATCTGGAGGGTTGTAAGCTTCTCGCTAATGAGTTCGAGGAGACGCCGCAAGCTTCTGATCCGGCACAGTGTTTGCTGAATTTAGGCGAAACTTTTTGGCAATTCGGACAACGTTACTCTAGTTATTTTAAACTGATGTTCGGAGGCGCTTTCGCAGATTTCAAACCAGATGAGGAAAGCCTAAATGGTACCGAAACCGCCATGCTACAATTATTGACGGTGATCAGCAATGCTCAGAAGCAAGGTCTCATTCCCGACCAATATGACACTGTATCCGTTGTTCGCATATTCTGGGCCTCGCTCCATGGCGTCATTCATCTTTACATGGGAGGACATTTAGGTGATGTTCAATCTGCGCATGCAACATACAGGCAAACATTGTCTTTGATTGTCAGCTCGTTGTTGCTGGATCATAGCACCTCATCGCTGCCAGTGATTTTCGAATAA
- a CDS encoding TetR/AcrR family transcriptional regulator codes for MDMHTTRQRILIEAEKQFITLGIANVQMKDIASAVNINRRTLYRYFPTKDELAFEIEILVMKQIQDYLTLDIGDTTGKTGFEKVKAYFFQVDLDKVKEQIKFTAEFDRYFQESYPNPELEQSFIEAMNPDRDPLFHYIREGVTDGSIRNDLTVEELYHFISHSFISLFQRLILRENHLKHEYCDNIDFRKSFRNIVLSGIQRT; via the coding sequence ATGGATATGCACACGACAAGGCAACGTATCCTGATCGAAGCAGAAAAACAATTTATAACGCTCGGGATCGCCAATGTCCAAATGAAAGATATAGCATCGGCCGTAAACATCAATCGAAGAACACTCTATCGTTATTTCCCTACGAAAGATGAATTAGCATTTGAAATTGAAATCCTGGTGATGAAACAAATACAGGACTACCTTACGCTGGATATTGGGGATACGACTGGCAAAACGGGTTTTGAAAAAGTAAAAGCGTACTTCTTTCAGGTTGATCTAGATAAAGTTAAAGAGCAGATCAAATTCACTGCCGAGTTCGACAGGTATTTTCAGGAGAGTTATCCGAATCCAGAGCTGGAACAATCGTTTATTGAAGCTATGAATCCCGATCGTGACCCGCTGTTTCATTATATTCGCGAAGGGGTGACAGACGGCTCCATTCGTAACGATCTGACGGTCGAAGAGCTGTATCACTTTATAAGCCACAGCTTTATCTCTCTTTTCCAACGTCTGATTCTGAGAGAGAACCACTTGAAGCATGAATACTGCGATAATATTGATTTTCGCAAATCTTTTCGGAATATTGTACTAAGTGGAATACAGCGCACATGA
- a CDS encoding NPCBM/NEW2 domain-containing protein produces the protein MRKFRMLLLSVAMVCALWMQTGVMSKLTPTAYALDDGLALTPPMGWNSWNKFGGNIDQWKIMAMADAMVENGMKDAGYEYINIDDNWMTSSRDANGDLVPDPTRFPDGIKGVADYVHSKGLKLGIYSSNGTKTCMGLPASQGNEQRDAAKFAEWEVDYLKYDFCYNVRFSTYAPDLDKIVVSNGGNTKTYEAESPDNTLVGGAKIAGSKVGFIGNNSGELIINKINASAAGTYTLTIHYLNGDPSRNLYVSVNGGTGQKYSLSSSGGWDTAAAYPIQVTLQQGENTIKFYNPEDGSAISAQQYGAMRDALQATGRKIMFSICEWGANKPWLWGPSVGHLWRTTGDITDTWNSMTTLLDENSVLAQYAGPGHWNDPDMLEVGNGGMTDTEYRAHFSLWSIMAAPLIAGNDITAMSDATKKILLNKEVIAIDQDPAGVQGSKIRDDGDYEVWVKPLSNGDKAVLFFNRSQAATSMSLNIDELGLKKAPVYIVRDLWEHSESAATNTISADVPSHGAVMFRVQPGTPNMTQPSTNLTVTADPTVEAGQSGQVTATFTNNGKIALQRIEIQLQTPTGWNVNATSPTSFHSLPPGKSITTTWDMTVSSGATTGVYDIHAKTDYNYRGHEQGDKQATSQIKVYAAPPATDTYLSDINWLEAENGWGPVERDQSNGESGSGDGHAITIDGTTYDKGLGTHADSAITYYIGGKFAKFIADVGIDDEVGDNGSVVFQVWADGIKVYDSGELTGSSPVQHIDVDITGAKILKLVVTKGVNNNYDHADWAGAKILVNTTP, from the coding sequence ATGCGTAAGTTCAGAATGTTATTGTTATCCGTCGCAATGGTATGTGCCCTATGGATGCAGACCGGCGTTATGAGCAAGCTGACACCCACCGCCTATGCATTAGATGATGGACTTGCGCTTACGCCCCCGATGGGTTGGAACAGCTGGAACAAGTTCGGCGGCAACATCGACCAATGGAAGATCATGGCCATGGCAGATGCGATGGTAGAGAACGGCATGAAGGATGCAGGCTATGAATATATCAATATCGACGATAACTGGATGACCAGTTCCAGGGATGCGAACGGCGATCTCGTGCCCGATCCTACGAGATTCCCCGACGGCATTAAAGGCGTTGCGGATTACGTTCACAGCAAAGGCTTGAAGCTTGGCATTTACTCCTCTAACGGGACGAAGACATGCATGGGCCTTCCAGCGAGCCAAGGCAATGAACAGAGAGACGCGGCCAAATTCGCAGAATGGGAAGTCGACTATCTAAAATATGACTTCTGCTATAATGTGAGATTCTCTACGTATGCGCCAGATCTAGATAAGATTGTGGTATCCAATGGGGGTAACACCAAGACATACGAAGCGGAATCGCCTGACAATACGCTCGTCGGAGGCGCCAAAATAGCCGGCTCAAAGGTCGGATTTATAGGCAATAACTCCGGTGAATTAATTATCAACAAAATCAATGCGTCGGCGGCAGGCACTTATACGTTAACTATCCACTATCTAAATGGGGACCCTAGCAGAAATCTGTACGTCAGCGTGAACGGCGGGACGGGACAGAAATACAGCCTGTCTTCTTCCGGCGGCTGGGATACGGCTGCTGCTTATCCGATTCAGGTTACGCTGCAGCAAGGCGAGAATACGATCAAGTTCTACAACCCGGAAGACGGATCGGCTATATCGGCACAACAGTACGGAGCCATGCGAGATGCGCTGCAAGCGACGGGGCGTAAGATCATGTTCAGCATTTGCGAATGGGGAGCCAATAAACCATGGCTGTGGGGTCCTTCCGTAGGACATCTCTGGCGTACAACCGGCGATATCACCGACACATGGAACAGCATGACCACCTTGTTGGACGAAAATTCCGTGCTGGCCCAATACGCAGGCCCGGGACATTGGAATGATCCGGATATGCTCGAGGTTGGCAACGGCGGGATGACGGATACGGAGTACCGTGCGCATTTCAGCTTGTGGAGCATCATGGCTGCCCCTCTCATCGCAGGCAACGATATTACGGCAATGTCGGATGCGACGAAGAAGATCCTACTGAACAAAGAAGTCATTGCCATCGATCAGGACCCGGCAGGCGTACAGGGAAGTAAAATACGTGACGACGGGGACTATGAGGTATGGGTTAAGCCGTTGTCTAACGGTGACAAGGCCGTATTGTTCTTTAACCGGAGCCAGGCAGCAACATCCATGAGTTTGAACATCGATGAGCTCGGCTTGAAGAAGGCACCTGTATATATCGTGCGCGACCTATGGGAGCACAGTGAGAGTGCAGCAACGAACACCATTAGCGCCGATGTGCCGTCCCATGGAGCTGTCATGTTCAGAGTCCAACCTGGAACGCCGAACATGACCCAGCCGTCAACCAATCTTACAGTCACAGCAGATCCCACGGTTGAAGCAGGTCAATCCGGCCAGGTCACGGCGACATTTACGAATAACGGCAAAATAGCGCTTCAAAGAATCGAAATCCAGTTACAGACGCCTACCGGATGGAATGTGAACGCGACTTCGCCAACCTCCTTTCATAGCCTTCCTCCAGGGAAGTCCATTACCACGACATGGGATATGACCGTGTCCAGCGGTGCGACTACGGGGGTATACGACATCCATGCCAAGACAGATTATAATTATCGAGGTCATGAACAGGGAGATAAGCAGGCAACAAGCCAGATCAAAGTGTATGCAGCTCCACCCGCAACAGATACTTACCTTAGCGATATCAATTGGCTTGAAGCGGAGAACGGCTGGGGCCCTGTTGAGCGAGATCAGAGCAACGGAGAATCCGGTTCCGGAGATGGGCACGCAATCACCATCGATGGCACCACGTATGACAAAGGACTTGGAACGCACGCCGATTCAGCCATCACCTATTACATTGGCGGCAAATTCGCCAAGTTTATTGCCGACGTTGGGATTGATGATGAAGTCGGAGACAACGGTTCTGTCGTATTCCAAGTATGGGCCGATGGGATTAAGGTCTACGACAGTGGCGAATTGACTGGCAGCTCACCGGTACAGCATATCGATGTCGATATCACCGGAGCCAAAATTCTTAAGCTCGTCGTCACGAAAGGCGTCAATAACAATTATGACCATGCAGACTGGGCTGGTGCTAAGATCTTAGTGAACACCACTCCATAG
- a CDS encoding DUF6516 family protein, with product MIGKSKSNLDRIRRDLGHGILGEIRNTDRSGITSSIYAQRATITFTDYSKLYITEYTNKSGYIDKYFYDWEDESGRLKAQYHSEPHDQDKRYQTETEPYHIHPPKDSILSNIDRFPNHSHQDLYSIVEGIIIFSVIPSRPSLY from the coding sequence GTGATCGGTAAATCCAAAAGTAATTTAGATCGTATTCGTCGCGACCTGGGCCACGGGATTTTAGGCGAAATACGAAATACGGACCGATCAGGAATAACTTCTAGTATATATGCTCAACGAGCAACAATTACCTTCACTGATTATTCCAAGCTTTACATTACGGAATATACGAATAAATCAGGTTATATAGATAAGTACTTTTACGACTGGGAAGATGAGAGCGGTCGATTAAAAGCTCAATACCATAGCGAACCCCATGATCAGGATAAACGTTACCAAACGGAAACGGAGCCCTATCATATTCATCCGCCAAAGGACTCCATTCTGTCCAACATAGATCGTTTTCCAAATCATTCTCATCAGGATCTATACTCCATTGTGGAAGGTATAATCATCTTCTCCGTTATTCCATCTCGTCCCTCTTTATACTAA
- a CDS encoding MFS transporter: MVELPRKIRVFYSLGQLGWSILAGIMGTWLIYFYLPPEESGIHVVIPQDSVFMGVTIIGVIMGISTLINAVTDLWIANMSDRTRHRLGRRTPFMRRSALPCAILLVCIFFVPFQNGIHTINSIWLLILLPLYFVAFTCYVIPYTALLSELGRSTEDRIDLSTYISVTWFLGLIIATFAPNIWETVMTVFDISKTASIQWTFAGLAAIALILMLIPAYTINENLYGSTNATSLDIKASVTAIFQNRDFRFFLMSELGYWFTNSFFQSSLVYYITVLARQKETDVGLIVAAVGVVSFLLYPLVNRLSKRYGKKKLMIVSFVSLFVSFIYISLMGMLPFNGFLQLIPIVLLSAVTSAISGILPNAIVADCAVYDASSSGENKEALYFGVRSFLTKFGTALSVIILPTILAIGNSIHDDSGIRISVIIAALVALLSLFAFLKYDEKKISASM, translated from the coding sequence ATGGTGGAATTACCAAGGAAGATCAGGGTGTTCTACTCGCTTGGGCAGTTAGGCTGGTCGATTCTGGCCGGCATCATGGGTACATGGCTCATCTATTTTTATTTGCCTCCAGAAGAATCCGGCATACATGTGGTGATCCCGCAAGATAGTGTGTTTATGGGCGTTACGATTATTGGCGTCATCATGGGAATCTCTACGTTGATCAATGCAGTGACTGACCTATGGATTGCGAACATGAGCGATAGAACCAGGCACCGCCTTGGGAGACGAACGCCGTTTATGAGACGAAGCGCGCTGCCTTGCGCCATTTTGCTCGTGTGCATATTTTTCGTTCCCTTTCAAAACGGCATTCATACCATCAATTCCATATGGCTCCTCATCCTCCTGCCTCTATACTTTGTTGCTTTTACTTGTTATGTGATACCCTACACTGCCCTGCTAAGCGAATTGGGCCGCAGCACGGAAGACCGAATCGATCTATCGACGTATATCTCGGTTACCTGGTTTCTGGGTCTGATTATCGCAACGTTCGCCCCTAATATTTGGGAGACCGTGATGACGGTCTTCGATATTTCCAAAACCGCTTCGATTCAGTGGACCTTTGCAGGACTAGCAGCCATTGCATTGATCCTTATGCTCATACCGGCCTATACGATTAATGAGAATCTGTATGGTTCCACAAACGCGACAAGCTTGGACATCAAAGCATCCGTTACAGCAATATTTCAAAATCGAGATTTCCGATTCTTCTTAATGAGCGAGCTAGGGTATTGGTTCACGAACAGTTTCTTTCAATCATCCCTTGTATACTACATTACGGTGCTCGCACGGCAGAAGGAAACGGATGTCGGGCTGATTGTGGCTGCCGTCGGCGTCGTTTCGTTCCTGCTGTATCCACTCGTCAATCGATTAAGTAAAAGGTATGGCAAGAAGAAGCTGATGATCGTATCGTTCGTTTCTCTTTTCGTTTCTTTCATCTATATCTCGCTTATGGGGATGTTACCGTTTAACGGATTTTTACAGTTGATTCCCATCGTTCTTCTCTCTGCGGTTACCTCGGCCATATCAGGTATATTGCCGAATGCCATCGTTGCGGATTGCGCCGTCTATGACGCCAGTTCAAGCGGAGAAAACAAAGAAGCGCTGTACTTTGGCGTACGCTCATTTCTAACGAAATTTGGAACCGCTTTATCCGTAATTATCTTACCCACCATACTAGCCATCGGGAATTCGATTCATGATGATTCCGGGATCCGAATATCCGTCATCATCGCTGCCCTTGTTGCCCTCTTATCCTTATTCGCTTTTCTTAAATACGACGAGAAGAAAATCAGTGCAAGTATGTGA
- a CDS encoding DUF5597 domain-containing protein — MFTVKGKPFMPMGGQSKNSSAYNAEELASAIAGVKALGGNTLEAPVYWEQVEPIEGQFDFSSVDMLLEECRKNDLHLIVLWFATWKNGEMRYCPGWIKTDKQRFFRVLRSDGVPMNILSSFCEEALQADARAFRALMGYLKEKDSETETVIAVQVENEPGILGCDRDYGPEANAALSGAVPSELLEHVRGLEEGNVWKVFQKNGSKEQGNWEEVFGVEGGEFCTAWSIAKYIDHIAAEGRAVYNIPMYTNAWLSFPGWPIPGFYPAGGPARSTIDIWKFAAPHLDLIAPDIYSVNFSDYKIVCDDYHRPDNPLFVPESSPDGLNARNMLRALADYNAIGYFCFGVDSILDMEGNLLEDAVLFAESFRSVMSLLPLIQKYRGTGKVHAVVEEDYQMNQSFEFEHYIGAVPFINMGGASENKDHRHARNPQLIEGRPKHGLIIEAGPQEFYLAGNFHLFMVPRSGPGWLDALKMSLVQTPVDYLSVEEGYLTETGEFVPTRTRNGDESVFGSFWATPYCGVVRVVLTP; from the coding sequence ATGTTTACAGTAAAGGGAAAACCATTCATGCCAATGGGAGGCCAGTCCAAAAACTCCAGCGCCTATAACGCGGAAGAATTGGCATCTGCTATTGCGGGTGTCAAGGCATTGGGAGGCAATACGCTGGAAGCTCCGGTCTATTGGGAACAAGTAGAGCCTATAGAGGGGCAATTTGATTTTTCTTCGGTAGACATGTTGCTGGAGGAGTGCCGGAAGAATGACTTGCACCTTATCGTATTATGGTTTGCAACCTGGAAGAATGGCGAGATGCGTTATTGTCCCGGCTGGATCAAGACAGACAAACAGCGGTTTTTCAGGGTGCTTCGCAGTGACGGCGTCCCTATGAATATCCTTTCGTCTTTTTGTGAAGAAGCGCTTCAGGCGGATGCAAGAGCGTTCCGAGCCTTGATGGGCTATCTGAAAGAAAAGGATAGCGAGACGGAGACGGTTATTGCGGTGCAAGTAGAGAATGAACCGGGCATTCTTGGCTGTGACAGGGATTATGGACCTGAGGCAAATGCCGCATTATCCGGGGCTGTACCCTCCGAACTTCTCGAACATGTGAGGGGCCTTGAAGAAGGGAATGTCTGGAAGGTGTTTCAGAAGAACGGTTCTAAAGAACAAGGGAATTGGGAGGAAGTTTTCGGTGTCGAGGGCGGGGAATTCTGCACAGCTTGGTCTATTGCCAAATATATCGATCACATCGCCGCAGAAGGCCGCGCGGTATATAACATTCCTATGTATACCAATGCTTGGCTCTCTTTTCCGGGTTGGCCGATTCCGGGATTCTATCCTGCCGGCGGGCCTGCTAGGAGCACGATAGACATTTGGAAATTTGCGGCGCCTCATTTGGATCTGATCGCACCGGATATTTACTCTGTTAATTTTAGTGACTACAAGATTGTGTGCGACGACTATCACCGGCCAGACAATCCTTTATTTGTTCCGGAATCCAGCCCAGACGGGCTTAATGCGAGAAATATGCTCCGGGCTTTGGCTGACTACAACGCGATCGGTTATTTTTGTTTTGGCGTAGACAGCATCCTGGATATGGAAGGCAATCTGCTGGAAGATGCCGTATTATTCGCCGAGAGTTTCCGCAGCGTCATGAGTTTATTGCCGTTGATTCAGAAGTATCGAGGCACAGGCAAAGTTCATGCTGTCGTCGAAGAGGATTATCAAATGAACCAGAGTTTTGAATTCGAACATTACATCGGAGCAGTGCCTTTTATCAATATGGGCGGGGCGAGCGAGAACAAGGACCATCGACATGCCCGTAATCCTCAGTTGATTGAAGGTCGACCTAAACACGGGCTAATCATCGAAGCCGGACCGCAAGAATTTTACTTGGCCGGCAACTTCCATCTCTTTATGGTTCCTAGGTCAGGACCTGGATGGTTGGATGCTCTGAAAATGTCGTTAGTACAGACCCCCGTCGACTATCTTTCCGTGGAGGAAGGTTATCTGACAGAGACAGGCGAGTTCGTACCCACGCGCACCCGAAATGGCGATGAATCCGTATTCGGAAGTTTCTGGGCTACGCCATATTGCGGTGTTGTCAGGGTCGTACTAACGCCTTAG